Proteins co-encoded in one Streptococcus parauberis NCFD 2020 genomic window:
- a CDS encoding SGNH/GDSL hydrolase family protein has translation MKILCIGDSLTYGNVGYSYIPFLNKNLLISNKGKNGDTLYGVSNRLKKILVSNNFDIIILGIGTNDILLPYLKEVDFYWKIQMTSRCKIKKCIEDDLDFSRKFETLVEMIKSNGNKVIIWGIPFMNLTEFPNDIVIKRNQEIKLICENYGCDFIDINIIQKDVLPQERKVYSWRWSFLTRISDAISMTLFPKSKDWFAKKRELVQTVDGVHFSSKTASILSKEIDRKLEKIVLNRHKNSILWDK, from the coding sequence TTGAAAATTCTGTGTATTGGAGATAGTTTAACATACGGAAATGTTGGTTACTCATACATTCCGTTTTTAAATAAAAATCTATTAATAAGCAATAAAGGTAAAAACGGAGACACCTTATATGGAGTAAGTAATCGTTTGAAAAAAATATTGGTTAGTAATAATTTCGATATTATTATTTTGGGTATTGGAACAAACGATATATTACTTCCCTATCTTAAAGAAGTTGATTTTTATTGGAAAATTCAAATGACTTCTCGTTGTAAGATAAAAAAGTGTATAGAGGATGATTTAGATTTTTCAAGAAAATTTGAGACTCTGGTAGAAATGATAAAATCAAATGGTAATAAAGTGATAATATGGGGAATTCCATTTATGAATTTAACGGAATTTCCAAATGATATTGTAATTAAAAGGAATCAAGAAATTAAGCTTATTTGTGAAAATTATGGTTGCGATTTTATTGATATAAATATAATACAAAAAGATGTATTACCACAAGAAAGAAAAGTTTATAGTTGGAGATGGAGTTTTTTAACAAGGATTTCAGATGCTATCTCAATGACTTTATTTCCGAAAAGTAAAGACTGGTTTGCAAAGAAAAGAGAGTTAGTTCAAACTGTTGATGGTGTCCACTTTAGTTCAAAAACTGCAAGTATATTGTCAAAAGAGATTGATAGGAAGCTTGAAAAAATTGTTCTAAACAGACATAAAAATTCTATTTTATGGGATAAATAA
- a CDS encoding GNAT family N-acetyltransferase, with product MNNVIKTKRLRIRLSSDIEMEELIANEKDQGMKQAYTEMLNASISNPLTRKWYATWIIELSDNDNQRIGDLCFKGLDMGAVEIGYGLNNLYWGQGYATEAVRAMIEWVKSQDEVNKIEAESETDNIASIRVLEKSGFELNGVQGEEGPRFEYKGL from the coding sequence ATGAATAATGTTATTAAAACCAAAAGATTGAGAATTAGATTATCCTCTGATATAGAAATGGAAGAACTCATTGCTAATGAAAAGGATCAGGGAATGAAACAGGCATACACGGAAATGCTCAATGCTAGTATCAGTAATCCTTTGACAAGAAAATGGTATGCTACTTGGATTATTGAACTTTCCGATAATGACAACCAAAGAATTGGTGATTTATGTTTTAAAGGACTAGATATGGGTGCTGTTGAAATAGGTTATGGTTTAAATAATTTATACTGGGGACAAGGATATGCGACTGAAGCAGTGAGAGCAATGATAGAATGGGTAAAGAGTCAAGATGAAGTAAATAAGATTGAAGCTGAGTCGGAAACTGATAATATAGCTTCAATTAGAGTGTTAGAAAAATCAGGCTTTGAATTAAATGGGGTTCAAGGTGAAGAGGGACCAAGATTTGAATATAAAGGTTTATAA
- a CDS encoding NUDIX domain-containing protein, with amino-acid sequence MANELRSMASIYLRRGNEILLLFRQGSRVVNDLWISSAGGHFEPFELDRPKKCALRELEEELNITLEDISDLKLKYITLRNVNNEIRQNYYYFAELRPEFNNKLSSNEGLLKWFDLSELPFRDMPLTAKEVLHHYVTHTNDNNLYGGMVINKMTDFVRLY; translated from the coding sequence ATGGCAAATGAATTAAGAAGCATGGCTTCAATTTATCTTAGAAGAGGAAACGAAATATTACTACTCTTTAGACAAGGAAGTAGAGTTGTTAATGACTTATGGATTAGTTCTGCAGGTGGACACTTTGAACCATTTGAGTTAGATCGACCAAAGAAATGTGCCCTAAGAGAATTAGAAGAAGAGCTCAATATTACGTTAGAAGATATAAGTGATTTAAAGTTAAAATATATTACACTTAGAAATGTTAATAATGAAATTAGACAAAATTACTATTATTTTGCAGAATTAAGACCTGAGTTCAATAATAAATTATCCTCAAATGAGGGTCTATTAAAATGGTTTGATTTAAGTGAATTACCTTTTCGGGATATGCCTTTAACAGCTAAGGAAGTTTTACATCACTATGTTACTCATACAAATGATAATAATTTATATGGTGGGATGGTAATTAATAAAATGACAGACTTTGTTCGACTTTATTAG
- a CDS encoding DUF2785 domain-containing protein, producing MQSQKLNILQRVLRDRFLLHGLGTPNNNTVLKRSFTALLLTLLLEDSNNSNWISIENQIEIMDQVLFWLTVESDFRGLDENLGWVHAFAHGADLLTEIVKMEYFSKNESRKILDIIKRIMIIDDMLLWGEEDRISIVIVQLFKTNNIKEDILNDWILEVGKSIDSWESSKKWSTFLQSLYFKIKFEDLLSNNIKHIIESFLFQQYQDKDGLLS from the coding sequence ATGCAAAGTCAAAAATTAAATATTCTTCAGAGAGTTTTAAGGGATAGATTTCTTTTGCATGGCTTAGGAACACCTAATAACAACACTGTATTAAAAAGATCTTTTACGGCTTTATTATTAACTCTTTTACTAGAGGATTCAAATAATTCGAATTGGATTTCGATAGAAAATCAGATAGAAATTATGGATCAAGTACTTTTCTGGCTTACAGTTGAATCTGACTTTAGAGGCCTTGATGAAAATCTTGGATGGGTACATGCTTTTGCCCATGGGGCTGACTTGTTAACAGAAATTGTCAAAATGGAATATTTTTCGAAAAATGAAAGTCGAAAAATTTTAGATATTATCAAAAGAATTATGATAATTGATGACATGTTATTATGGGGTGAAGAAGACAGAATTAGTATAGTGATTGTACAATTATTCAAAACAAATAATATAAAAGAAGATATTTTAAATGATTGGATTCTAGAAGTCGGAAAATCTATAGATTCATGGGAATCTAGTAAGAAATGGTCAACGTTTTTACAATCATTATACTTCAAAATAAAATTTGAAGATTTATTAAGTAATAATATAAAACATATTATTGAAAGCTTTTTATTCCAACAATATCAAGATAAAGACGGACTCTTATCATAA
- a CDS encoding DUF1648 domain-containing protein yields the protein MKKLRLYVFLLYMLILVITIAIYIIAPDIIVLHFNSGKPDYYGEKISLFIFFLITLLVGELGIIYFKINRKKNNMINFPELILNEGKFIQILFIIVLVFISAMIHQLFP from the coding sequence ATGAAAAAATTAAGATTATATGTTTTCTTATTGTATATGTTAATCTTGGTAATAACGATTGCAATATACATCATTGCACCAGACATAATCGTTCTTCACTTTAATAGTGGAAAGCCAGATTATTACGGGGAAAAAATCTCTCTTTTTATATTTTTTTTGATCACCTTATTAGTTGGAGAACTAGGTATTATATATTTTAAAATCAATAGAAAAAAGAATAATATGATAAATTTTCCTGAACTAATTCTAAATGAAGGAAAATTTATTCAAATACTTTTTATAATAGTTTTAGTTTTTATTTCAGCAATGATTCATCAGTTGTTTCCATGA
- a CDS encoding MepB family protein, which produces MKSIKQLKDIYIDFDIVKDKWNTDYEGFVLLSKDKQAYKRCRLAKKTPKKDGYFTAFWQKNNKGKNIPFSEDDLGEELIIIVEDKHNQGMFVIPKLDAIKRNIISTDDSKGKMAMRFYPPWCTNLNKTAQSTQKWQLNYFKYF; this is translated from the coding sequence TTGAAATCAATTAAACAATTAAAAGATATTTATATAGATTTTGATATTGTCAAAGATAAATGGAATACAGATTATGAAGGTTTCGTTCTACTTTCAAAAGACAAACAAGCGTATAAAAGATGTCGATTGGCTAAAAAAACGCCAAAAAAAGATGGTTACTTTACTGCATTTTGGCAAAAAAATAATAAGGGAAAGAATATCCCTTTTTCTGAGGATGACCTGGGTGAGGAATTAATTATTATCGTCGAAGACAAACATAATCAAGGTATGTTTGTTATTCCAAAACTTGATGCTATAAAACGGAATATAATTTCAACAGATGATAGCAAGGGGAAGATGGCTATGCGTTTCTATCCGCCTTGGTGTACCAATCTGAATAAAACAGCTCAGTCAACACAAAAGTGGCAGTTAAACTATTTTAAATACTTCTAA
- a CDS encoding ABC transporter ATP-binding protein/permease, whose translation MLTLSHITKIYQTGSLTQKALDDINLSFRSNEFVSILGQSGSGKTTLLNIIGGLDQYTSGDLQINGKSTKQFKDRNWDSYRNHSVGFVFQSYNLIPHQTALSNVQLALTLSGISKKESRQKALKALEMVGLKDHVDKRPSQMSGGQMQRIAIARALVNDPEILLADEPTGALDSETSVQIMELLKDIAQDRLVIMVTHNPDLAEKYSTRIVKVKDGHILSDSNPYDASLDQQGDSAKAPKTKMSFLTALSLSLNNLMTKKGRTILTAFAGSIGIIGIALILSLSNGVQDYIGKMQEDILTSYPLEITQTSSNLSALLDKQTNKKNKDLSKVYEDNQLSEMLKSDVQNNDLTSFKSYIEKHPSHYKKNTNAIQYAYPITLQLYKTDTTDGAQAVSPSPLDVLFDQSQSPMAKQSPMAQSSLFSTNVWKEMIDNRNLLKSQYQVLKGHLPKSANEVVIMVDQDNQLNDFALYALGLKSQAELDKLVNKEKESKAKSGDTKASAKKSTKTSKTYSFNDLMALEFKAVLPSAFYQKKDDQWVDIKDNATAMKDLITKAQTIKVVGIIKPKADAKGIANQSGIGYTKDLTAEIIDDNNQSQIIQEQVAQKGTNVFTKKAFITDPKKQVFSAEQLSDEEKLQLSQMSPEELTDYMNRMSENASATYKDNLSKLGYVELDKPSTIKFYPKSFKTKDDLKDLIQSYNSKVKKDKDYDKVLNYTDSVGLIMSSVTSIVTMITYVLIAFVAISLVVSSIMIGIITYISVLERTKEIGILRAMGASKRDVSHVFNAETVIEGIFAGVLGIALTLLLNIPINMIVKHLTGVSKITALPWQAAIILILISTILTLIAGIFPSRMAAKKDPVEALRTE comes from the coding sequence TTGTTAACTTTAAGTCACATCACTAAAATCTACCAAACTGGCAGTCTTACTCAAAAGGCGTTGGATGATATTAATCTATCCTTTCGTTCAAATGAGTTTGTCTCAATCCTTGGCCAATCTGGCTCAGGTAAAACAACCTTACTAAATATTATTGGTGGCTTAGACCAATACACAAGTGGTGACTTGCAAATTAATGGCAAGTCAACCAAGCAATTTAAAGACCGTAATTGGGATTCTTACAGAAATCACTCTGTCGGTTTTGTCTTTCAATCCTACAATTTAATTCCCCATCAAACGGCTCTTTCCAATGTTCAATTAGCCTTAACCTTATCAGGGATTTCTAAAAAGGAAAGCCGCCAAAAGGCTTTAAAGGCTCTTGAAATGGTTGGCTTAAAAGACCACGTTGATAAACGTCCTAGTCAAATGTCTGGTGGTCAAATGCAACGGATTGCTATCGCCAGAGCCTTAGTTAATGATCCAGAAATTCTATTAGCCGATGAGCCAACTGGCGCCCTTGACTCTGAAACTTCAGTGCAGATTATGGAATTGCTTAAGGACATTGCTCAGGATAGATTGGTTATTATGGTGACCCATAATCCTGACTTAGCTGAAAAATACTCGACTCGTATCGTCAAGGTCAAAGATGGCCATATCCTATCTGATTCAAATCCCTATGATGCTAGTCTTGACCAGCAGGGCGATTCGGCTAAAGCTCCTAAAACGAAGATGTCTTTCTTGACGGCATTATCCTTGTCCTTGAACAATTTAATGACCAAGAAAGGAAGAACAATTTTGACGGCCTTTGCGGGCTCAATTGGGATAATTGGGATTGCCTTGATTTTGTCGCTCTCCAATGGGGTCCAGGATTATATAGGTAAAATGCAAGAGGATATCCTGACTTCTTATCCTTTGGAGATTACTCAGACTTCATCAAACTTGTCGGCGCTACTGGATAAACAAACTAATAAGAAAAATAAGGATTTGTCCAAAGTTTATGAGGACAATCAGTTGTCTGAGATGCTCAAATCGGACGTCCAAAACAACGATTTGACTTCTTTTAAATCCTATATTGAAAAGCATCCGTCTCATTATAAGAAGAACACTAATGCTATTCAGTATGCTTACCCAATCACCCTTCAGCTCTACAAAACGGACACAACTGATGGCGCGCAAGCCGTTAGCCCAAGTCCTTTAGATGTTTTATTTGATCAGAGCCAAAGTCCAATGGCCAAGCAGTCGCCGATGGCCCAATCTTCCCTCTTTTCGACAAATGTCTGGAAAGAGATGATTGACAACCGAAATCTGCTCAAATCTCAGTATCAGGTCCTAAAAGGGCATCTGCCTAAGAGTGCTAACGAAGTGGTTATTATGGTCGACCAGGACAACCAACTTAATGATTTTGCCCTTTATGCTTTAGGGCTAAAGAGCCAAGCAGAATTAGACAAATTGGTCAACAAAGAAAAAGAGAGTAAAGCAAAATCAGGTGACACCAAAGCATCTGCTAAGAAATCAACTAAAACTTCAAAGACATATAGTTTCAATGATTTAATGGCACTGGAATTTAAGGCAGTCTTACCTAGTGCATTTTATCAGAAGAAAGACGACCAGTGGGTGGATATCAAAGATAATGCCACTGCCATGAAAGACTTGATTACCAAAGCACAAACAATCAAAGTTGTCGGCATTATTAAGCCGAAAGCGGATGCTAAAGGTATAGCCAATCAATCTGGGATTGGCTATACAAAGGACTTAACGGCTGAGATTATAGATGACAATAATCAGAGTCAGATAATTCAGGAACAGGTGGCCCAAAAAGGCACTAATGTCTTTACTAAGAAAGCTTTCATCACCGATCCGAAAAAGCAAGTTTTCTCAGCGGAGCAATTGTCCGACGAAGAAAAATTGCAATTGTCACAAATGTCACCAGAAGAATTGACGGATTACATGAATCGAATGAGTGAAAATGCAAGTGCAACTTACAAGGATAATCTGAGTAAGTTAGGCTATGTCGAGTTGGATAAACCTAGTACCATTAAGTTCTATCCCAAGTCATTTAAGACCAAGGATGATTTGAAGGACTTGATTCAATCCTACAATAGTAAGGTGAAAAAGGACAAGGATTATGACAAGGTCTTGAACTATACGGATTCTGTTGGTTTAATCATGTCTAGTGTTACCTCAATTGTAACCATGATTACATATGTCTTAATAGCCTTTGTAGCCATTTCCTTGGTTGTATCATCAATTATGATTGGGATTATTACCTATATCTCAGTCTTGGAACGAACCAAAGAAATTGGGATACTCCGCGCAATGGGTGCCTCAAAACGTGATGTTTCTCATGTCTTCAACGCTGAGACAGTGATAGAAGGGATCTTTGCCGGAGTCCTAGGAATAGCTCTGACACTGCTTCTCAATATTCCAATCAACATGATTGTTAAACACCTCACCGGTGTTTCGAAAATCACAGCACTGCCATGGCAAGCAGCTATCATCCTCATCCTCATCTCCACCATCTTAACCCTCATAGCCGGCATCTTCCCATCGCGGATGGCCGCCAAAAAAGACCCCGTCGAAGCACTACGGACGGAGTAG
- a CDS encoding glutathione S-transferase family protein, whose product MGLLVDGKWQDKWYDTKSTKGKFVRSQAQFRNWVTKDGSAGPTGEAGFKAEADRYHLYVSYACPWACRTLMMRALKGLERVITVSVVHPLMLENGWTFDSSKSDVKDDLYGFNFLYGLYLKANPEYSGRVTVPVLWDKQKETIVSNESAEIIRMLNTAFEAFQDNSTDYYPDELASEIDDMNDFVYNNINNGVYKAGFATEQAVYETEVANLFKALDQLEELLESQDYLIGNTFTEADIRLFTTLVRFDSVYHGHFKCNYQPLTSYKNLWHYTKTIYNMPKIAETVYFDHIKEHYYGSHKTINPTGIVPKGPKLDWELN is encoded by the coding sequence ATGGGGTTATTAGTCGATGGAAAATGGCAAGACAAATGGTATGATACCAAATCAACAAAAGGGAAATTTGTGCGGTCACAAGCACAGTTTCGCAATTGGGTAACCAAAGATGGTTCTGCTGGACCAACAGGAGAAGCGGGCTTTAAAGCAGAAGCCGACCGTTACCATTTGTATGTATCCTATGCTTGCCCCTGGGCTTGTCGAACGTTAATGATGCGTGCCTTAAAAGGTCTAGAAAGAGTTATAACTGTATCGGTGGTTCACCCTCTAATGCTTGAAAATGGTTGGACTTTTGACTCATCTAAATCAGATGTCAAAGATGACCTCTATGGTTTTAACTTCTTGTATGGATTATATTTAAAAGCCAATCCTGAATATAGTGGACGCGTGACGGTGCCAGTTCTATGGGATAAACAGAAAGAAACAATTGTTAGTAATGAATCAGCAGAAATTATCCGAATGCTTAATACAGCCTTCGAAGCCTTCCAAGACAATTCAACTGATTATTACCCAGATGAACTAGCCTCTGAAATTGATGATATGAATGACTTTGTCTATAACAACATAAATAATGGTGTATACAAAGCAGGCTTTGCGACAGAACAAGCTGTTTATGAAACAGAAGTAGCTAATCTTTTTAAAGCTTTAGATCAGTTAGAAGAGTTACTTGAAAGCCAAGACTACTTAATTGGAAATACGTTTACAGAAGCAGATATTCGTCTTTTTACGACACTAGTTCGTTTTGATTCGGTGTATCATGGTCATTTTAAATGTAACTACCAGCCACTTACTAGCTATAAGAATTTGTGGCACTACACAAAAACGATATACAACATGCCAAAAATTGCTGAAACAGTATATTTTGATCATATCAAAGAGCACTATTATGGCAGTCATAAAACAATCAATCCTACAGGGATTGTTCCCAAAGGACCAAAGCTTGATTGGGAACTCAACTGA
- a CDS encoding YbaK/EbsC family protein produces the protein MKDLKQVFTQVDFYFEWYDHEPIFTYEGAEAMKAEKGFWGTETKSLYLKDKKKRHYVYLTLPEKQVDFKALKEATGLRLSIEKTDVMEIMTGQEAGAVGPLGYEEETPLIFDKELLGHEKLVFAPGTPCSTIVVKSSDLEKICQVLGITFISV, from the coding sequence GTGAAAGATTTAAAACAAGTATTTACCCAAGTTGATTTTTATTTTGAGTGGTATGACCATGAGCCCATTTTTACTTATGAAGGGGCGGAAGCAATGAAAGCTGAAAAAGGTTTTTGGGGAACAGAAACCAAGTCACTCTACTTAAAAGATAAGAAGAAAAGGCACTATGTTTATTTGACATTGCCGGAAAAACAGGTCGATTTCAAAGCTCTTAAAGAAGCCACTGGCTTAAGATTGTCGATTGAAAAAACAGATGTTATGGAGATTATGACTGGTCAAGAAGCGGGAGCTGTTGGCCCTTTGGGCTATGAAGAAGAAACACCCTTAATTTTTGACAAGGAATTACTAGGACATGAGAAGTTGGTCTTTGCGCCAGGGACACCGTGTTCAACTATAGTTGTGAAGAGCTCTGATTTGGAGAAAATTTGTCAGGTTTTAGGTATAACTTTCATTTCGGTATAA
- a CDS encoding ABC transporter ATP-binding protein has translation MLQINHLSKSYGKKEILKDMSFDIETGKICGFVGKNGAGKTTFFHSLLNFVSYKGDIHFNNKPFTRGSYSNVGYLPEERSLMPKLTVYQQVHYLASLKGMTSKEIKEKLPIWLDKLEVKGKATDKIKSLSKGNQQKIQLIITLIHEPDLIILDEPFSGLDPVNTAILKKVILEEKKRGATIIFSDHVMTNVEELCDHLIMINDGQVVLNGSIQEIRDAFGKTRLFLPGDLPEERLQTLPHVTSYSKNNSGNWRLILDDASAGPQLFDLISGGRYLSTFDQQAPSIDEIFKLKSGVKS, from the coding sequence ATGTTACAGATTAATCATTTATCCAAATCTTATGGAAAAAAAGAGATTCTTAAAGACATGTCTTTTGACATTGAAACTGGGAAAATCTGTGGTTTTGTAGGCAAAAATGGAGCAGGTAAAACAACCTTCTTTCATTCACTTTTGAATTTCGTCTCATATAAAGGTGATATTCACTTTAACAATAAACCCTTTACTCGAGGCAGTTATTCTAATGTTGGCTACCTGCCCGAAGAACGAAGCTTAATGCCCAAATTAACTGTTTATCAACAAGTCCATTATTTGGCCAGCCTTAAAGGGATGACTAGTAAAGAAATCAAAGAAAAATTACCTATTTGGTTGGATAAGTTAGAAGTCAAAGGGAAAGCTACCGACAAAATAAAAAGTTTATCAAAAGGGAATCAACAAAAAATCCAATTGATTATTACCTTAATTCATGAACCTGATTTAATTATTTTAGATGAACCTTTTTCTGGACTAGATCCAGTTAATACAGCCATTCTAAAAAAAGTTATCTTAGAAGAGAAAAAACGTGGTGCAACTATTATCTTCTCTGACCACGTTATGACAAATGTTGAAGAACTATGTGATCATTTGATTATGATAAATGATGGTCAAGTTGTCCTCAATGGTAGCATTCAAGAAATAAGAGATGCTTTTGGGAAAACGCGACTCTTCCTACCAGGTGATTTACCTGAAGAAAGATTGCAAACTTTGCCACATGTAACATCTTATAGCAAAAATAATTCAGGTAATTGGCGTCTCATTTTAGATGATGCATCTGCTGGTCCACAACTATTTGATTTAATTAGTGGTGGACGCTATTTATCAACATTTGATCAACAAGCCCCCTCTATTGATGAAATCTTTAAATTAAAATCAGGAGTTAAATCATGA
- a CDS encoding ABC transporter permease produces the protein MKELWIVTKETYLRQVKSWTFFFMIISPFIFLAISTGISYISGNSAEKANQIAVVVPAKDYKTALINLDNVTYKYNTKEAAKKALDKEKVTGYLLIENKDNHIVGTYKGKDSLSMQTKGMINQSLYQLQTQLSMMTANLSPDQIKAINQKPELKVVSEKKNETATAAKFISFYGLIFIMYMIIIIYAAQTAQEIASEKGTKIMEVVFSSVPAEKYFYGRILGIFDVILTHVLIYIVGGYLTYEILSKLDGTKDMVTSVKPLLKQVFKHFDITILGFAVLGLLIFVVLAALCGSLVARAEQANQAAQPAIYLVMVGFLGSFALGQAGSDLLALKIGSYIPFLSTFFMPVRLINGYASQMESFLSLAILALAAFLLIVFIGKSYSGLILQTDDIGFFKSLKKGLAHK, from the coding sequence ATGAAAGAATTATGGATTGTAACCAAGGAAACCTATCTCAGACAAGTTAAATCATGGACCTTTTTCTTCATGATTATTTCCCCTTTTATCTTTTTAGCTATCTCAACTGGAATTAGCTATATTTCAGGTAATTCTGCAGAAAAAGCGAATCAGATTGCTGTTGTCGTTCCTGCAAAAGATTATAAAACCGCTTTAATAAATTTAGATAATGTAACCTATAAGTACAACACAAAAGAGGCAGCAAAGAAAGCCTTGGACAAAGAAAAAGTCACTGGATACTTACTTATTGAAAACAAAGATAATCATATCGTCGGTACTTATAAAGGAAAAGATTCACTATCAATGCAAACAAAAGGGATGATAAATCAATCACTCTATCAACTACAAACACAATTAAGCATGATGACGGCAAATCTATCCCCAGATCAAATTAAAGCAATAAACCAAAAACCAGAATTAAAAGTTGTCTCAGAAAAGAAAAATGAAACAGCAACTGCTGCTAAATTTATTTCTTTCTACGGTTTGATTTTTATCATGTATATGATTATCATCATCTATGCTGCACAAACTGCTCAAGAGATAGCCTCTGAAAAAGGAACAAAAATTATGGAAGTCGTCTTCTCTAGTGTTCCTGCAGAGAAATACTTCTATGGACGGATTCTTGGTATCTTCGACGTCATTTTAACCCATGTCCTTATCTATATTGTTGGTGGTTACCTAACTTATGAAATCTTAAGTAAACTTGATGGTACAAAAGATATGGTTACATCCGTTAAACCACTCTTAAAACAAGTTTTCAAACATTTTGATATCACAATTTTAGGATTTGCAGTATTAGGGCTTCTCATCTTTGTAGTCCTAGCTGCCTTATGTGGCTCACTAGTTGCTCGAGCTGAGCAAGCTAATCAAGCCGCTCAACCCGCCATATACTTAGTAATGGTTGGATTCTTGGGTTCATTTGCCCTAGGACAAGCTGGTAGCGACTTACTAGCCTTGAAAATTGGTTCTTACATTCCTTTTCTCTCAACCTTCTTCATGCCCGTTCGTTTAATCAATGGCTATGCTAGCCAGATGGAAAGTTTTCTCTCATTAGCTATTTTAGCACTTGCTGCTTTTCTCCTAATTGTCTTTATTGGTAAATCCTATTCAGGACTAATCTTACAAACGGATGATATTGGATTCTTCAAGAGTCTTAAGAAAGGCTTAGCGCACAAATAA
- a CDS encoding VTT domain-containing protein, translating to MFTNFINLILTQYGLYAFLIIFLIIFVETGLVFFPFLPGDSLLFMTGAFIAKSAYNPILFSFILAVAAILGDFVNYSLGRKYGLSLRKVPFFGKFIKDSHIAETEHFFLKYGNIAISLGRFVPIVRTFIPFISGIGKMDTKKFFIFNCIGGLSWVIIGILAGFFFGSIPFVKAHFELIMLAIVFVSVLPIIFMVIKRQMNKA from the coding sequence ATGTTTACCAATTTTATTAACTTGATTTTAACTCAATACGGTCTATATGCTTTTTTAATTATCTTTCTGATTATCTTTGTTGAAACTGGCTTAGTCTTCTTTCCATTCTTACCAGGGGATTCCCTCTTGTTTATGACAGGTGCTTTTATTGCAAAGAGTGCTTATAATCCAATCCTTTTTAGTTTTATTCTTGCTGTGGCTGCTATTCTTGGAGACTTTGTCAATTATAGTCTGGGTCGAAAATATGGTTTATCCTTGAGAAAAGTTCCTTTCTTTGGGAAATTTATTAAGGATAGTCATATTGCTGAGACTGAGCATTTCTTCCTTAAGTATGGGAATATTGCTATTTCTCTAGGGCGTTTTGTTCCGATTGTCAGAACCTTTATTCCCTTTATTTCCGGAATTGGAAAAATGGATACTAAGAAATTTTTCATCTTTAACTGTATTGGTGGCTTATCATGGGTAATCATTGGTATTTTAGCAGGTTTCTTCTTCGGTTCAATTCCATTTGTTAAGGCACACTTTGAATTAATTATGTTAGCTATTGTTTTTGTTTCAGTTCTGCCGATTATTTTTATGGTCATTAAACGCCAAATGAATAAAGCATAG